The Dama dama isolate Ldn47 chromosome 23, ASM3311817v1, whole genome shotgun sequence genome contains a region encoding:
- the CCM2L gene encoding cerebral cavernous malformations 2 protein-like isoform X1, with translation MEYEVKKGKKGFVSPIRRLVFPKAARRAACRSSVSRRPLHSMPLYPPDYLIDPQILLCDYLEKEVKFLGHLTWVTSSLNPSSRDELLQLLDTARQLKELPLKTTAEQDSILSLSARCLLLTWRDNEELILRIPTHEIAAASYLQDDALHLLVLKTGLGVDPVPAGVDASPGGAGRDPGPPGVAPEKRRVGTTERRHTICSLDWRMAWGGGAGAEARAGGGGGGGGSLERQRAGARASGSWERRQTFSGSWERRHAGGGGGAGKPGGSWERRQAGGGGGSWERRHPGPNPLDPQDPSPDAYCNLVILAVANRDAAEESCALICQVFQIIYGDQSIECVDRAGYHYTSTPERPWLCSRSESCRTDGTYAYDADFSCCSSFNSSQDTFEACYSGTSTPSFHGSHCSSSDHSGLGLEQLQDYMVTLRTKLGPPEIQQFALLLREYRLGLPIQDYCAGLLKLYGDRRKFLLLGMRPFIPDQDIGYFEGFLEGVGIREGGILTDSFGRIKRSMSSTSASAVRSYDGAQRPEAQAFHRLLTDITHDIEALAPDDDESTDEEARDSPGGGDAAEDNYL, from the exons atggaatatgaagtcaagaaagggaaaaag GGCTTTGTGTCCCCCATCCGGAGGCTGGTGTTCCCCAAGGCTGCACGCCGGGCAGCCTGTCGGAGCAGTGTGAGCCGCCGTCCCCTGCACTCGATGCCCCTCTATCCCCCCGACTACCTCATCGACCCTCAGATTCTGCTCTGTGACTATCTGGAGAAAGAGGTCAAG TTCCTGGGCCACCTCACCTGGGTCACCTCCTCACTGAACCCTTCCAGCCGGGACGAGCTCCTGCAGCTGCTGGACACGGCCAGG CAGCTGAAGGAGCTGCCGCTGAAGACCACAGCGGAGCAGGACAGCATCCTGAGCCTGTCGGCCCGCTGCCTGCTGCTCACCTGGCGCGACAACGAGGAGCTTATCTTGCGTATCCCCACGCACGAGATTGCCGCCGCCTCCTACCTGCAGGACGACGCTCTGCACCTGCTGGTGCTGAAGACCG GTCTGGGCGTGGACCCGGTGCCAGCCGGCGTAGACGCCAGccccggcggggcggggcgcgacCCGGGCCCGCCGGGCGTGGCGCCCGAGAAGCGGCGGGTGGGCACCACCGAGCGGCGCCACACCATCTGCAGCCTGGACTGGCGGATGGCGTGGGGCGGGGGCGCAGGCGCCGAGGCCCGGGCTGGAggcggcggaggcggcggcggcagccTGGAGCGCCAGCGCGCCGGGGCGCGGGCGTCGGGGAGCTGGGAGCGGCGGCAGACGTTCAGCGGCAGCTGGGAGCGGCGGCacgccggcggcggcggcggcgcgggcaaGCCAGGCGGCAGCTGGGAGCGGAGGCAggcgggcggcggcggtggcAGCTGGGAGCGGCGCCACCCGGGCCCCAACCCGCTCGACCCGCAGGACCCCAGCCCCGACGCCTACTGCAACCTGGTCATTCTGGCTGTGGCCAACAGG GATGCTGCCGAGGAGTCCTGCGCCCTCATCTGTCAAGTCTTCCAGATCATCTACGGGGACCAGAGCATTGAGTGTGTGGACCGGGCCGGCTACCACTACACATCCACTCCTGAACGGCCGTGGCTCTGTAGCCGCA GTGAGAGCTGCCGCACTGACGGGACCTATGCCTACGACGCCGACTTCAGCTGCTGCAGCTCCTT CAACAGCTCCCAGGACACGTTTGAAGCCTGTTACAGCGGCACGTCCACACCTTCTTTCCATGGCTCCCACTGCAGCAGCAGCGACCACAGCGGCCTGGGCCTTGAGCAGTTACAGGATTACATGGTCACG TTGCGGACTAAGCTGGGGCCCCCAGAGATCCAGCAGTTTGCGCTGCTGCTTCGGGAGTACCGGCTGGGGCTGCCCATCCAGGACTACTGCGCAGGCCTGCTGAAGCTCTACGGAGACCGGCGCAAGTTCCTCCTGCTCG GGATGAGGCCCTTCATCCCGGACCAGGACATCGGTTACTTcgaaggcttcctggaaggcgTGGGCATCCGCGAGGGCGGCATCCTCACCGACAGCTTCGGCCGCATCAAGCGCAGCATGAGCTCCACGTCGGCGTCTGCGGTGCGCAGCTACGACGGCGCCCAGCGGCCGGAGGCGCAGGCCTTCCACCGGCTGCTGACAGACATAACGCACGACATCGAGGCGCTGGCCCCCGACGATGACGAAAGCACGGACGAAGAGGCCCGGGACTCCCCGGGCGGGGGCGACGCGGCCGAGGACAACTACCTGTAG
- the CCM2L gene encoding cerebral cavernous malformations 2 protein-like isoform X2 — MEYEVKKGKKGFVSPIRRLVFPKAARRAACRSSVSRRPLHSMPLYPPDYLIDPQILLCDYLEKEVKFLGHLTWVTSSLNPSSRDELLQLLDTARQLKELPLKTTAEQDSILSLSARCLLLTWRDNEELILRIPTHEIAAASYLQDDALHLLVLKTGLGVDPVPAGVDASPGGAGRDPGPPGVAPEKRRVGTTERRHTICSLDWRMAWGGGAGAEARAGGGGGGGGSLERQRAGARASGSWERRQTFSGSWERRHAGGGGGAGKPGGSWERRQAGGGGGSWERRHPGPNPLDPQDPSPDAYCNLVILAVANRDAAEESCALICQVFQIIYGDQSIECVDRAGYHYTSTPERPWLCSRTTAPRTRLKPVTAARPHLLSMAPTAAAATTAAWALSSYRITWSRCGLSWGPQRSSSLRCCFGSTGWGCPSRTTAQAC, encoded by the exons atggaatatgaagtcaagaaagggaaaaag GGCTTTGTGTCCCCCATCCGGAGGCTGGTGTTCCCCAAGGCTGCACGCCGGGCAGCCTGTCGGAGCAGTGTGAGCCGCCGTCCCCTGCACTCGATGCCCCTCTATCCCCCCGACTACCTCATCGACCCTCAGATTCTGCTCTGTGACTATCTGGAGAAAGAGGTCAAG TTCCTGGGCCACCTCACCTGGGTCACCTCCTCACTGAACCCTTCCAGCCGGGACGAGCTCCTGCAGCTGCTGGACACGGCCAGG CAGCTGAAGGAGCTGCCGCTGAAGACCACAGCGGAGCAGGACAGCATCCTGAGCCTGTCGGCCCGCTGCCTGCTGCTCACCTGGCGCGACAACGAGGAGCTTATCTTGCGTATCCCCACGCACGAGATTGCCGCCGCCTCCTACCTGCAGGACGACGCTCTGCACCTGCTGGTGCTGAAGACCG GTCTGGGCGTGGACCCGGTGCCAGCCGGCGTAGACGCCAGccccggcggggcggggcgcgacCCGGGCCCGCCGGGCGTGGCGCCCGAGAAGCGGCGGGTGGGCACCACCGAGCGGCGCCACACCATCTGCAGCCTGGACTGGCGGATGGCGTGGGGCGGGGGCGCAGGCGCCGAGGCCCGGGCTGGAggcggcggaggcggcggcggcagccTGGAGCGCCAGCGCGCCGGGGCGCGGGCGTCGGGGAGCTGGGAGCGGCGGCAGACGTTCAGCGGCAGCTGGGAGCGGCGGCacgccggcggcggcggcggcgcgggcaaGCCAGGCGGCAGCTGGGAGCGGAGGCAggcgggcggcggcggtggcAGCTGGGAGCGGCGCCACCCGGGCCCCAACCCGCTCGACCCGCAGGACCCCAGCCCCGACGCCTACTGCAACCTGGTCATTCTGGCTGTGGCCAACAGG GATGCTGCCGAGGAGTCCTGCGCCCTCATCTGTCAAGTCTTCCAGATCATCTACGGGGACCAGAGCATTGAGTGTGTGGACCGGGCCGGCTACCACTACACATCCACTCCTGAACGGCCGTGGCTCTGTAGCCGCA CAACAGCTCCCAGGACACGTTTGAAGCCTGTTACAGCGGCACGTCCACACCTTCTTTCCATGGCTCCCACTGCAGCAGCAGCGACCACAGCGGCCTGGGCCTTGAGCAGTTACAGGATTACATGGTCACG TTGCGGACTAAGCTGGGGCCCCCAGAGATCCAGCAGTTTGCGCTGCTGCTTCGGGAGTACCGGCTGGGGCTGCCCATCCAGGACTACTGCGCAGGCCTGCTGA